In the Juglans microcarpa x Juglans regia isolate MS1-56 chromosome 6D, Jm3101_v1.0, whole genome shotgun sequence genome, one interval contains:
- the LOC121234181 gene encoding uncharacterized protein LOC121234181 — translation MYVGLATCREGFKAGCRPLIGFDGCFLKGPFKGQLLYVVSQDANDNMYPIVMVIVEAELKDSWGWFIETLISDLGQQPKGRWTFINDRQKGLKPAIEELVPYNDSCICVRHLYANF, via the exons ATGTACGTAGGATTGGCAACCTGTAGAGAGGGTTTTAAGGCTGGTTGTAGACCATTGATTGGTTTCGACGGTTGTTTCTTAAAAGGACCATTTAAGGGGCAGCTCCTATATGTTGTTAGTCAGGATGCAAATGATAACATGTACCCCATTGTAATGGTCATTGTGGAGGCAGAGTTAAAGGATAGTTGGGGATGGTTTATTGAGACACTTATATCCGATCTTGGACAGCAACCTAAAGGTAGGTGGACATTTATCAATGATAGACAAaag GGTTTAAAGCCAGCAATAGAGGAGTTGGTGCCTTACAATGACAGCTGTATTTGTGTCAGGCATTTATATGCCAATTTTTGA
- the LOC121234182 gene encoding elongation factor 2-like has translation MVKFTADELRRIMDYKHNIRNMSVIAHVDHGKSTLTDSLVAAAGIIAQEVAGDVRMTDTRADEAERGITIKSTGISLYYEMTDEALKSYKGERQGNEYLINLIDSPGHVDFSSEVTAALRITDGALVVVDCVEGVCVQTETVLRQALGERIRPVLTVNKMDRCFLELQVDGEEAYQTFQRVIENANVIMATYEDPLLGDVQVYPEKGTVAFSAGLHGWAFTLTNFAKMYASKFGVDEGKMMERLWGENFFDPATKKWTSKNTGSPTCKRGFVQFCYEPIKQIINICMNDQKDKLWPMLQKLGVTMKSEEKDLMGKALMKRVMQTWLPASSALLEMMIFHLPSPGTAQKYRVENLYEGPLDDIYANAIRNCDPEGPLMLYVSKMIPASDKGRFFAFGRVFAGKVSTGLKVRIMGPNFVPGEKKDLYVKSVQRTVIWMGKKQETVEDVPCGNTVALVGLDQYITKNATLTNEKEVDAHPIRAMKFSVSPVVRVAVQCKVASDLPKLVEGLKRLAKSDPMVVCSIEESGEHIIAGAGELHLEICLKDLQDDFMGGAEIIKSDPVVSFRETVLEKSSRTVMSKSPNKHNRLYMEARPLEEGLAEAIDDGRIGPRDDPKVRSKILSEEFGWDKDLAKKIWCFGPETTGPNMVVDMCKGVQYLNEIKDSVVAGFQWASKEGALAEENMRGICFEVCDVVLHADAIHRGGGQVIPTARRVIYASQLTAKPRLLEPVYLVEIQAPEQALGGIYSVLNQKRGHVFEEIQRPGTPLYNIKAYLPVIESFGFSSTLRAATSGQAFPQCVFDHWDMMSSDPLEAGSQAAQLVTDIRKRKGLKEQMTPLSEFEDKL, from the exons ATG GTGAAGTTCACAGCAGATGAGCTTCGGAGGATTATGGACTACAAACACAACATCCGCAATATGTCAGTTATTGCGCATGTTGATCATG gGAAGTCTACACTTACTGATTCTCTCGTGGCTGCTGCTGGTATCATTGCACAAGAAGTTGCGGGTGATGTCCGGATGACAGATACCCGTGCAGATGAGGCAGAACGTGGCATCACAATTAAATCCACTGGTATCTCTCTCTATTATGAGATGACCGATGAGGCTCTGAAGAGCTACAAGGGCGAGCGACAAGGGAATGAGTACCTCATCAATCTCATTGACTCCCCCGGGCATGTTGACTTCTCATCAGAGGTCACAGCTGCTCTTCGCATTACTGATGGTGCACTTGTGGTTGTTGATTGTGTTGAAGGTGTTTGTGTTCAGACGGAAACCGTTCTCCGACAGGCCTTGGGAGAAAGGATTAGGCCTGTCTTGACCGTTAACAAAATGGACAGGTGTTTCCTTGAGCTCCAGGTTGATGGTGAGGAGGCTTACCAAACATTCCAGAGGGTTATTGAGAATGCAAATGTCATCATGGCTACATACGAAGATCCCCTACTCGGTGATGTTCAGGTTTATCCTGAGAAGGGGACAGTTGCCTTCTCTGCTGGTTTGCACGGTTGGGCTTTTACTCTGACCAATTTTGCCAAGATGTATGCCTCCAAATTTGGAGTGGATGAGGGCAAGATGATGGAACGGCTCTGGGGTGAAAACTTCTTTGACCCAGCTACAAAGAAATGGACCAGCAAGAACACTGGGTCTCCTACCTGCAAGCGGGGTTTTGTTCAGTTCTGCTATGAACCTATCAAGCAGATAATCAACATTTGCATGAATGATCAGAAGGACAAGCTGTGGCCAATGTTGCAGAAGCTTGGTGTCACCATGAAGTCAGAGGAGAAGGATTTAATGGGAAAGGCATTGATGAAACGTGTCATGCAGACCTGGCTGCCAGCTAGTAGTGCCCTGTTGGAAATGATGATATTTCACCTTCCGTCTCCTGGCACGGCCCAAAAGTATCGTGTTGAGAACTTGTATGAGGGTCCCCTCGATGATATTTATGCTAATGCCATCAGAAACTGTGATCCCGAGGGCCCTCTAATGCTCTATGTATCAAAAATGATTCCTGCATCTGATAAGGGTAGGTTCTTTGCCTTTGGTCGGGTGTTTGCTGGTAAGGTCTCGACTGGGCTGAAAGTTAGAATCATGGGTCCTAACTTTGTGCCCGGGGAAAAGAAGGACTTGTATGTTAAGAGTGTACAGAGAACTGTTATCTGGATGGGGAAGAAGCAGGAAACAGTAGAGGACGTGCCTTGCGGTAACACGGTTGCCTTGGTTGGGTTGGATCAGTATATCACCAAGAATGCTACTTTGACAAATGAGAAGGAAGTTGATGCACACCCAATCCGTGCCATGAAGTTCTCTGTATCACCTGTCGTGCGTGTGGCTGTTCAATGCAAGGTTGCATCTGACCTTCCCAAGCTTGTTGAAGGACTGAAACGTTTGGCAAAGTCGGATCCTATGGTCGTCTGTTCTATTGAAGAGTCCGGAGAGCACATCATAGCTGGTGCTGGAGAACTCCACCTTGAGATCTGTTTGAAGGATTTGCAGGATGATTTCATGGGTGGTGCAGAGATTATCAAGTCTGATCCTGTTGTATCCTTCCGTGAGACAGTCCTTGAGAAGTCTTCCCGTACTGTGATGAGCAAGTCACCCAACAAGCACAATCGTTTGTACATGGAAGCACGTCCCTTGGAAGAGGGGCTTGCAGAGGCCATTGATGATGGCCGTATCGGTCCAAGGGATGATCCTAAAGTTCGTTCCAAAATCTTGTCTGAGGAGTTTGGTTGGGATAAGGATCTTGCGAAGAAAATTTGGTGTTTTGGCCCGGAGACTACTGGCCCTAATATGGTAGTGGATATGTGTAAGGGAGTTCAGTACCTGAATGAAATTAAGGATTCTGTTGTGGCCGGGTTTCAGTGGGCTTCTAAGGAAGGTGCATTGGCTGAAGAAAACATGAGAGGTATCTGCTTTGAAGTCTGTGATGTGGTTCTTCATGCCGATGCCATCCACAGAGGTGGTGGTCAGGTCATTCCAACTGCTAGGAGGGTTATATATGCTTCCCAGCTGACTGCCAAACCCAGGCTTCTTGAACCTGTGTACTTGGTGGAGATACAAGCTCCTGAACAGGCACTTGGTGGTATCTACAGTGTTCTTAACCAGAAACGTGGGCATGTGTTTGAGGAAATCCAGAGGCCCGGTACCCCTCTTTACAACATCAAGGCATACCTGCCTGTCATTGAATCTTTCGGATTCTCAAGTACGTTGAGGGCTGCAACCTCAGGGCAAGCTTTCCCTCAATGTGTCTTCGATCACTGGGACATGATGTCATCTGATCCATTGGAAGCTGGATCACAGGCTGCGCAGCTTGTAACAGACATTCGCAAGAGGAAGGGATTGAAGGAGCAGATGACCCCACTTTCCGAGTTCGAAGACAAGCTGTAA